A portion of the Bombus pascuorum chromosome 8, iyBomPasc1.1, whole genome shotgun sequence genome contains these proteins:
- the LOC132910009 gene encoding cation-independent mannose-6-phosphate receptor isoform X2, with protein sequence MYKLNNLLFFYYFAVVTVFADTPVVNDNICIFPEPVFSVFTYNFTSLISPTKDAILNDERLNVTVRLQLCSALKQKCNGEDGYGICLVKNEKEKGIGKMPPVVNITNGRIMFVFTGDDCTSDTKYTVNIIMKCDYKAENNSLPELFSHTLEGCNIYMIWKSVLACGPRIRGNCTVTDKGLHYDLSPLTKYSENYFVKMDKGSPKIILNICHSVIFEYKALCQSPSGACLQNSSGNEYVNLGDIQNPPFVTDSGELKLEYQDGGICKLRSISVPHIKTSITFKCDFEAMNTDPEYIGGSEECHYQIMWRTAAACSMESLRNRSIATAGNCTVNNPLTNFTYDLRSLMNKNIYTVSKNGTKYKFGVCESPVNNSCVAGTGVCLTQTSTSMGKANTNLIWEEGGPYLNYTDGDICENGLRRYTIIAFVCGAEGSPDKPLIMEQNACQLIIHWYTNLVCEKRVKCATEDDEINLSSLIKSANNYIVKANKTEFHINVCRPLIPVSGLTCVHGSAVCKASLNSRNEYVDEISLGFPKENPILYKNHETVLRYVDGSPCPENPKRLISSNFTFPCYNNGKGFPEFKKYEDCTYIFEWKTSITCGAAMGNWTSPCIIHDQLLSYECNLSLLHKNEKVYYVENKQGKKYSISICGGEKSCNGSAVCEGNNGYGTLANVIFDYGRDVIKLQYSNGSKCVNSSYTSEVRFICNESIGIGTPKLLWN encoded by the exons ATGTACAAGTTAAACAATCTACTATTCTTTTACTATTTTGCAGTTGTTACTGTTTTTGCT GATACACCTGTAGTGAATGacaatatttgcatatttcctGAACCTGTTTTTAGTGTTTTCACTTACAACTTTACCAGTCTTATAAGTCCTACAAAGGATGCTATTTTAAATGACGAACGTTTAAATGTAACTGTACGTTTACAATTATGTTCTGCACTGAAACAAAAATGCAATGGAGAAGATGGGTATGGAATTTGTTTAgtgaaaaacgagaaagaaaaaggaatag GAAAAATGCCCCCAGTggtaaatataacaaatggAAGAATAATGTTTGTATTCACAGGTGATGACTGTACATCTGATACTAAATAtactgtaaatattattatgaaatgtGATTATAAAGCTGAAAACAATTCTCTTCCGGAACTATTTTCTCAT ACATTAGAAGGATGTAACATATATATGATATGGAAAAGTGTTCTTGCTTGTGGACCTCGAATTAGAGGAAATTGTACAGTAACAGATAAAGGATTGCATTATGATTTATCacctttaacaaaatattcagaaaattattttgttaaaatggATAAAGGATCtccaaaaattatattaaatatttgtcattctgtaatatttgaatacaAAGCCCTGTGTCAATCGCCTTCTGGAGCTTGTTTACAGAATTCTTCAGGAAATGA aTATGTGAATTTGGGCGATATTCAAAACCCACCCTTTGTAACAGATTCTGGAGAACTTAAACTTGAATATCAGGATGGAGGTATATGTAAATTAAGAAGTATTTCAGTACCACATATTAAGACTTCTATCACTTTTAAATGTGATTTCGAAGCTAtg AATACAGATCCAGAATATATCGGAGGAAGTGAAGAGTGTCACTATCAAATAATGTGGAGAACTGCAGCAGCTTGCAGTATGGAATCTTTACGTAATCGTAGTATAGCCACTGCTGGCAATTGTACAGTGAATAATCCTCTTACAAATTTTAC gTATGATCTACGAtctttaatgaataaaaacatttatacaGTATCAAAAAATGgcacaaaatataaatttggtGTATGTGAATCACCTGTGAATAATTCATGTGTGGCAGGAACAg GAGTTTGTCTTACTCAGACTAGTACATCTATGGGAAAGgctaatacaaatttaatctGGGAAGAGGGTGGaccatatttaaattatacagaTGGAGACATATGCGAGAATGGATTACGACGTTATACAATTATTGCATTTGTATGTGGAGCAGAAGGATCTCCAGATAAACCTCTtattatggaacaaaatgcTTGTCAATTGATTATACATTGGTACACTAATTTAGTTTGTGAAAAAAGG GTGAAATGCGCGACAGAAGatgacgaaataaatttaagttCATTGATAAAATCTGCCAATAACTATATTGTAAAAGCAAATAAAACTGAGTTTCATATAAACGTATGCAGGCCATTAATTCCTGTATCAGGTTTAACATGTGTACATGGCAGTGCGGTTTGCAAAGCTTCATTAAATTCACGTAATGAATATGTAGACGAAATC AGTTTAGGGTTTCCAAAAGAAAATcctatattgtataaaaaccATGAAACTGTGTTACGTTACGTGGATGGATCTCCTTGCCCCGAAAATCcaaaaagattaatttcttcaaattttacatttccgTGTTATAATAATGGCAAG GGATTCccggaatttaaaaaatatgaagattGCACTTACATTTTTGAGTGGAAAACAAGTATAACATGTGGAGCTGCAATGGGAAATTGGACTTCCCCTTGCATTATACACGATCAATTACTTTCTTATGAATGCAATCTGTCTCTActacataaaaatgaaaaagtataCTAT GTGGAGAACAAACAAGggaaaaaatatagtataagTATATGTGGTGGAGAAAAGAGCTGCAATGGTTCTGCTGTATGTGAAGGAAACAATGGTTATGGAACACTGGCAAACGTAATTTTTGATTATGGTAGAGATGTTATAAAACTTCAATACTCTAATGGTAGTAAATGTGTAAATA gTTCCTACACATCCGAAGTACGATTTATATGTAACGAATCTATAGGAATTGGCACACCAAAGCTGTTATGg aattaa
- the LOC132910007 gene encoding TELO2-interacting protein 1 homolog isoform X1, translated as MERLQIQEAFTTLKPLCDSLIKNPDAKTARDIANALPNISNKVIQNLFEYILFPFIIHLPNNTLSKTMKEELVKTTQAIISRTKISKAKYFCELYSCLLIQIYDKSQQSMVILGHEELKEAVLSCIKTLIHSCFTDVLEIIYTRENAPKIGQGILLSMTIGRFEKSASLRLNAVETVMTLCQVDDESNRFDIILQDQVADIIMLFLPGIVSGLQEIAMGSETQGHKLTMIALRAWGRILTLVMKDKETYQEDDIPSLSDLIKINNENINPPESFPNMKNQSELEKHLKSATRNKEWFSACATKLNVLIQQLYILTRHSHYKVREELIENIHLLLTLCPRNMKPNIMLLIEYLISLSEDEFPVVRDKAEEVLTAIKINFMRDKNMRSLVELLEENFYDLLTKLPRIIRKSDDNDQLSCLNQIAGYLKLLGEQRLPRVMMSAPHVNRLILALVYVSEIDCSNISLLQAINVKDLDDPAYSYGTHLWRRFKFIQTNECEAKVIAICKYLGEFGDLQIVVDTIFGLMFNAPQHRKELILLLNWIIYVPIKDLSILPIYEEIVEFYINPEFWYPPIETNKDIPLRVAQGNVVQCCLLLEGLGLIATNLKRNYDRLLLKTLYIIIERAGSGHSLISFVGTQTLEQIAKSQEHNTVGDLLRANVDYFSYHVSIKLRRVERNPNVLDVVGVVMKYSTMDVLPCLKNIVEDVLLQLNSSFQKRNSYAFLKVFYTFTICIKNLVNSKHVSTVHAQSVDTKTESLKIIQSLSEYYEAKRVDEYIDDMEQSCEIKEEKEEGKVEVEVNEKENEYQADSIEQEEKEKNPPPYIKMIEDVMKHCLHFLPSKEIQKSLIAMLTLQEGLEILANWENQLLPIVHLLWHPLVDRFHDGNVLLINRAWQLLNTLADVSKDFIRSRTLKQVLPALSKFLSNSSKESYNKSSESIYKFTQTYKLQKELLSTLGQITKNLCLHERETFSVLSIAEPYLNKHQNPLLQVCCVQLYKDIADYNSDIVWVKCLSIFNSKIKKIVPDATFDIKDLMIAENISINEYFKNVHIIMKYIQDKTSDL; from the exons atggAACGTCTCCAAATACAAGAAGCATTTACTACATTAAAACCACTTTGtgattctttaataaaaaatccagATGCAAAAACTGCTCGCGATATTGCTAATGCTTTgccaaatatttcaaacaaagtTATTCAGAATttgtttgaatatattttatttccctttATTATTCATCTACCAAATAACACATTAAg TAAAACTATGAAAGAAGAGTTAGTCAAGACAACGCAGGCAATAATATCaagaacaaaaatatcaaaagcaaaatacttttgtgaacTATATTCATGccttttaatacaaatttatgacAAATCGCAACAAAGTATGG TGATTTTGGGACATGAAGAACTCAAAGAAGCAGTACTTTCATGCATTAAAACTTTGATACATTCGTGTTTCACAGATGTTTTAGAAATCATATATACTAGAGAGAATGCTCCTAAAATAGGACAAGGAATATTGTTGTCAATGACAATAGGAAGGTTTGAAAAATCTGCTTCCCTGAG ATTAAATGCTGTTGAAACAGTAATGACATTATGTCAAGTTGATGACGAATCAAATAGATTTGATATAATATTGCAAGATCAAGTAGCtgatattattatgttatttttacCTGGTATTGTCAGTGGTTTACAGGAAATAGCTATGGGAAGTGAAACACAAGGACACAAACTTACAATG ATAGCACTAAGAGCTTGGGGCAGAATACTAACTCTCGTaatgaaagataaagaaacatACCAAGAAGATGATATACCATCCTTGAGtgatttaatcaaaataaataatgagaaTATTAATCCACCAGAAAGCTTCCcaaatatgaaaaatcaaaGTGAATTAGAGAAACATCTTAAAAGTGCaacaagaaataaagaatGGTTTAGTGCTTGTGCAACTAAACTTAATGTACTTATCCAAcaactatatatattaacaaGACATTCTCATTATAAAGTTAGGgaagaattaattgaaaatattcatttattgcTTACATTATGCCccag gAATATGAAACCAAATATTATGTTactaatagaatatttaatatctctaTCGGAGGATGAATTTCCAGTAGTACGAGATAAAGCTGAAGAAGTACTAACTGcaatcaaaataaatttcatgcgAGATAAGAATATGAGATCCTTAGTGGAATTGTTAGAAGAAAACTTTTATGATCTGCTTACAAAATTACCTAGGATTATCAGGAAGTCTG atgATAATGATCAGTTATCATGCTTAAATCAAATTGCTGGTTACTTAAAACTTCTTGGAGAACAAAGATTGCCTCGTGTTATGATGTCAGCACCTCACGTTAACAGACTAATATTGGCTCTTGTATATGTATCTGAAATAGATTGTagtaatatttctcttttgcaAGCGATAAATGTTAAGGATCTTGATGATCCAGCATACTCATATGGAACACATTTGTGGAGACGATTTAAATTCATCCAAACTAATGAATGTGAAGCGAAAGTTATTgcaatatgcaaatatttagGTGAATTTGGAGATCTTCAAATTGTAGTAGATACTATTTTTGGTCTCATGTTCAATGCACCACAACATAGAAAAGAGTTAATCTTATTACTAAACTGGATAATATATG tacCTATTAAggatttatcaattttaccaATTTATGAGGAAATTGttgaattttacataaatccTGAATTTTGGTATCCACCAATTGAAACGAATAAAGATatacctttacgagttgcacAAGGCAATGTAGTACAATGTTGCTTATTACTAGAAGGTTTGGGATTAATAGCTACAAATTTGAAACGCAATTATGATAGACTTCTCcttaaaacattatatattattatagaaagaGCAg GTAGTGGACATAGCTTAATCAGTTTTGTTGGTACTCAAACTCTTGAACAAATTGCAAAATCTCAAGAACATAATACAGTAGGAGATCTTCTACGTGCAAATGTCGACTATTTTTCATATCATGTTAGTATTAAATTACGTAGGGTAGAACGCAATCCTAATGTACTTGATGTTGTCGGAGTTGTCATGAAATATAGCACAATGGATGTGTTACcctgtttgaaaaatattgtcgAGGATGTGCTACTACAGTTAAATAGTAGttttcaaaaaagaaattcttatgCTTTCTTAAAAGTTTTTTACACTTttacaatatgtataaaaaatttagtaaacTCTAAACATGTGTCGACAGTACACGCACAGAGTGTAGATACCAAAACTgaatctttgaaaattattcaatctTTATCAGAGTATTATGAAGCAAAAAGAGTTGACGAATATATAGATGACATGGAACAATCTTGTGAAATTAAAGAGGAAAAGGAGGAAGGAAAAGTAGAAGTAGAAGTGAATGAAAAAGAGAATGAATATCAAGCAGATTCTATAGAACAagaag aaaaagaaaaaaatccaCCACCTTACATTAAAATGATTGAAGATGTAATGAAGCATTGTTTGCATTTTTTACCATCtaaagaaatacaaaagtCACTGATTGCAATGTTAACCTTACAAGAGGGACTTGAGATTTTGGCAAATTGGGAAAACCAACTATTACCCATTGTGCACTTACTTTGGCATCCACTAGTAGATAGATTTCATGATGGAAATGTATTACTAATCAATCGAGCATGGCAATTATTAAATACGCTCGCTGATgtttcaaaagattttataCGATCTAGAACGCTTAA gcAAGTATTACCTGcactttcaaaatttctaaGCAATTCCTCAAAAGAAAGCTATAACAAGAGCTCTGAAAGTATCTATAAGTTTACTCAAACttataaattgcaaaaagaattactttctACTTTAGGGCAgataacaaaaaatttatgtCTTCACGAACGAGAAACATTCAGTGTTTTAAGTATTGCAGAGCCATATCTTAACAAACATCAAAATCCCCTATTACAA gTATGTTGTGTACAGTTGTATAAAGATATTGCGGATTATAATAGTGATATCGTTTGGGTGAAATGTCTTAGcatatttaattctaaaataaaaaaaatcgttCCGGATGCAACATTTGATATTAAAGACTTGatg ATTGCCGAAAACATTTCAATAAATGAATActtcaaaaatgtacatattattatgaaatacatcCAAGATAAGACTTCTGATCTTTAA
- the LOC132910007 gene encoding TELO2-interacting protein 1 homolog isoform X2, translated as MKEELVKTTQAIISRTKISKAKYFCELYSCLLIQIYDKSQQSMVILGHEELKEAVLSCIKTLIHSCFTDVLEIIYTRENAPKIGQGILLSMTIGRFEKSASLRLNAVETVMTLCQVDDESNRFDIILQDQVADIIMLFLPGIVSGLQEIAMGSETQGHKLTMIALRAWGRILTLVMKDKETYQEDDIPSLSDLIKINNENINPPESFPNMKNQSELEKHLKSATRNKEWFSACATKLNVLIQQLYILTRHSHYKVREELIENIHLLLTLCPRNMKPNIMLLIEYLISLSEDEFPVVRDKAEEVLTAIKINFMRDKNMRSLVELLEENFYDLLTKLPRIIRKSDDNDQLSCLNQIAGYLKLLGEQRLPRVMMSAPHVNRLILALVYVSEIDCSNISLLQAINVKDLDDPAYSYGTHLWRRFKFIQTNECEAKVIAICKYLGEFGDLQIVVDTIFGLMFNAPQHRKELILLLNWIIYVPIKDLSILPIYEEIVEFYINPEFWYPPIETNKDIPLRVAQGNVVQCCLLLEGLGLIATNLKRNYDRLLLKTLYIIIERAGSGHSLISFVGTQTLEQIAKSQEHNTVGDLLRANVDYFSYHVSIKLRRVERNPNVLDVVGVVMKYSTMDVLPCLKNIVEDVLLQLNSSFQKRNSYAFLKVFYTFTICIKNLVNSKHVSTVHAQSVDTKTESLKIIQSLSEYYEAKRVDEYIDDMEQSCEIKEEKEEGKVEVEVNEKENEYQADSIEQEEKEKNPPPYIKMIEDVMKHCLHFLPSKEIQKSLIAMLTLQEGLEILANWENQLLPIVHLLWHPLVDRFHDGNVLLINRAWQLLNTLADVSKDFIRSRTLKQVLPALSKFLSNSSKESYNKSSESIYKFTQTYKLQKELLSTLGQITKNLCLHERETFSVLSIAEPYLNKHQNPLLQVCCVQLYKDIADYNSDIVWVKCLSIFNSKIKKIVPDATFDIKDLMIAENISINEYFKNVHIIMKYIQDKTSDL; from the exons ATGAAAGAAGAGTTAGTCAAGACAACGCAGGCAATAATATCaagaacaaaaatatcaaaagcaaaatacttttgtgaacTATATTCATGccttttaatacaaatttatgacAAATCGCAACAAAGTATGG TGATTTTGGGACATGAAGAACTCAAAGAAGCAGTACTTTCATGCATTAAAACTTTGATACATTCGTGTTTCACAGATGTTTTAGAAATCATATATACTAGAGAGAATGCTCCTAAAATAGGACAAGGAATATTGTTGTCAATGACAATAGGAAGGTTTGAAAAATCTGCTTCCCTGAG ATTAAATGCTGTTGAAACAGTAATGACATTATGTCAAGTTGATGACGAATCAAATAGATTTGATATAATATTGCAAGATCAAGTAGCtgatattattatgttatttttacCTGGTATTGTCAGTGGTTTACAGGAAATAGCTATGGGAAGTGAAACACAAGGACACAAACTTACAATG ATAGCACTAAGAGCTTGGGGCAGAATACTAACTCTCGTaatgaaagataaagaaacatACCAAGAAGATGATATACCATCCTTGAGtgatttaatcaaaataaataatgagaaTATTAATCCACCAGAAAGCTTCCcaaatatgaaaaatcaaaGTGAATTAGAGAAACATCTTAAAAGTGCaacaagaaataaagaatGGTTTAGTGCTTGTGCAACTAAACTTAATGTACTTATCCAAcaactatatatattaacaaGACATTCTCATTATAAAGTTAGGgaagaattaattgaaaatattcatttattgcTTACATTATGCCccag gAATATGAAACCAAATATTATGTTactaatagaatatttaatatctctaTCGGAGGATGAATTTCCAGTAGTACGAGATAAAGCTGAAGAAGTACTAACTGcaatcaaaataaatttcatgcgAGATAAGAATATGAGATCCTTAGTGGAATTGTTAGAAGAAAACTTTTATGATCTGCTTACAAAATTACCTAGGATTATCAGGAAGTCTG atgATAATGATCAGTTATCATGCTTAAATCAAATTGCTGGTTACTTAAAACTTCTTGGAGAACAAAGATTGCCTCGTGTTATGATGTCAGCACCTCACGTTAACAGACTAATATTGGCTCTTGTATATGTATCTGAAATAGATTGTagtaatatttctcttttgcaAGCGATAAATGTTAAGGATCTTGATGATCCAGCATACTCATATGGAACACATTTGTGGAGACGATTTAAATTCATCCAAACTAATGAATGTGAAGCGAAAGTTATTgcaatatgcaaatatttagGTGAATTTGGAGATCTTCAAATTGTAGTAGATACTATTTTTGGTCTCATGTTCAATGCACCACAACATAGAAAAGAGTTAATCTTATTACTAAACTGGATAATATATG tacCTATTAAggatttatcaattttaccaATTTATGAGGAAATTGttgaattttacataaatccTGAATTTTGGTATCCACCAATTGAAACGAATAAAGATatacctttacgagttgcacAAGGCAATGTAGTACAATGTTGCTTATTACTAGAAGGTTTGGGATTAATAGCTACAAATTTGAAACGCAATTATGATAGACTTCTCcttaaaacattatatattattatagaaagaGCAg GTAGTGGACATAGCTTAATCAGTTTTGTTGGTACTCAAACTCTTGAACAAATTGCAAAATCTCAAGAACATAATACAGTAGGAGATCTTCTACGTGCAAATGTCGACTATTTTTCATATCATGTTAGTATTAAATTACGTAGGGTAGAACGCAATCCTAATGTACTTGATGTTGTCGGAGTTGTCATGAAATATAGCACAATGGATGTGTTACcctgtttgaaaaatattgtcgAGGATGTGCTACTACAGTTAAATAGTAGttttcaaaaaagaaattcttatgCTTTCTTAAAAGTTTTTTACACTTttacaatatgtataaaaaatttagtaaacTCTAAACATGTGTCGACAGTACACGCACAGAGTGTAGATACCAAAACTgaatctttgaaaattattcaatctTTATCAGAGTATTATGAAGCAAAAAGAGTTGACGAATATATAGATGACATGGAACAATCTTGTGAAATTAAAGAGGAAAAGGAGGAAGGAAAAGTAGAAGTAGAAGTGAATGAAAAAGAGAATGAATATCAAGCAGATTCTATAGAACAagaag aaaaagaaaaaaatccaCCACCTTACATTAAAATGATTGAAGATGTAATGAAGCATTGTTTGCATTTTTTACCATCtaaagaaatacaaaagtCACTGATTGCAATGTTAACCTTACAAGAGGGACTTGAGATTTTGGCAAATTGGGAAAACCAACTATTACCCATTGTGCACTTACTTTGGCATCCACTAGTAGATAGATTTCATGATGGAAATGTATTACTAATCAATCGAGCATGGCAATTATTAAATACGCTCGCTGATgtttcaaaagattttataCGATCTAGAACGCTTAA gcAAGTATTACCTGcactttcaaaatttctaaGCAATTCCTCAAAAGAAAGCTATAACAAGAGCTCTGAAAGTATCTATAAGTTTACTCAAACttataaattgcaaaaagaattactttctACTTTAGGGCAgataacaaaaaatttatgtCTTCACGAACGAGAAACATTCAGTGTTTTAAGTATTGCAGAGCCATATCTTAACAAACATCAAAATCCCCTATTACAA gTATGTTGTGTACAGTTGTATAAAGATATTGCGGATTATAATAGTGATATCGTTTGGGTGAAATGTCTTAGcatatttaattctaaaataaaaaaaatcgttCCGGATGCAACATTTGATATTAAAGACTTGatg ATTGCCGAAAACATTTCAATAAATGAATActtcaaaaatgtacatattattatgaaatacatcCAAGATAAGACTTCTGATCTTTAA